In the Pseudorasbora parva isolate DD20220531a chromosome 23, ASM2467924v1, whole genome shotgun sequence genome, one interval contains:
- the pigo gene encoding GPI ethanolamine phosphate transferase 3, producing the protein MRRLPVLVALIWVCSVFYVGIFLFVGGFLLVRLEVNRTSTCSDILSPGAQMKGDFCLSEPRFRRAVVLIIDALKADFTRYDPENTAPKPFENKLPVLDEMESSHPSHARLYTFRADPPTTTMQRIKGFTTGSLPTFIDVGNNFASNAILEDNLVHQLGQVGKRVVFMGDDTWMSLFPKKFHKSLPFPSFNVKDLHTVDNGILQNIYPTMEGDDWDVLIAHFLGVDHCGHRFGPDHPAMAEKLSQMDGVIRSVIKRLKNDTLLVVMGDHGMTDTGDHGGESQKETDAALFLYSSSPLFSAPGSQVEPEVVPQTDLVPTLALLLGVPIPYSSVGQVLLPLFPQNGSRSAPTGLSQAEALWINVKQVNRFLETYSNMAKDIPPDSLSQLRSDFSNISSQYLTAVHKGHLPSPKLVVSMQNYLTAVRETCRASWARFSPFKMAAGLLILGVSCMLCYVLSELSHVVIQESLLKLPILSGLLVGLVVAAGQLFMQGYLELSWCLGAVALSSEVLFLWRTCGVSPKDRWSPSGLLTPALLVLFLRCASLLSDSYVIYEGHVVTFLLFTLSVYVPLHLNWDGLLVPLPPPDTQKPPRQLPTALPSSVVRREATILLVWLGVLVGSLYLSLSFHNCREEQGTCQPSPFLSPLSRVQDSQLRNLHYVLSVVSLAMWGYLLHRWLRHYGNLNCSSVTVFSACFLVPLACVCMGLHWAVSATPEDTFRSLSELIGLAQVLLPRTTFCLLGLGLLLLWVDPMTVFLKSRTPLNSRGTSLPPPKYRASTGISPQAELHHLIPQLYQRIRHSLEDEVMEGGDADSRPAVEAYGLGTVYSAPLVLLCGLLGLALLLLHPEGMALAFLLLLLEAGAVLHIHACSTTLSSLHKHSNRFSVPWAPVVSWSLASAQFFHATGHLPTFPSIQWGAAFVGFPQGHTGTVLPASLVTLNTFSSHIIFAVGCPLLLFWPLVCEVRGTRSTRSAGAEESEDAVMEMRLRENPQKFSSSLLQLAARYLFVNGAQVFASVCAAAILRRHLMVWKVFAPKLMFEASGFIVGSVFVILGVAMVMRVDMSVGGLFKKLLPQNSR; encoded by the exons ATGAGAAGACTTCCTGTCCTGGTCGCCCTCATCTGGGTCTGCTCAGTGTTTTATGTAGGCATCTTCCTGTTTGTGGGAGGCTTCCTTCTCGTCAGGCTGGAGGTCAACAGAACGAGCACCTGTTCGGACATCTTATCTCCAGGAGCCCAGATGAAGGGAGATTTCTGCCTGAGTGAGCCCCGCTTTCGTAGGGCAGTGGTCCTGATCATCGACGCCCTGAAGGCAGACTTCACCCGCTATGATCCGGAGAACACTGCACCCAAACCGTTCGAGAACAAGCTGCCGGTGTTAGATGAGATGGAGTCATCACACCCCTCTCATGCAAGACTCTACACCTTTCGGGCCGATCCGCCCACCACTACCATGCAGAGGATCAAAGGCTTTACGACAGGTTCCCTGCCCACGTTCATCGACGTGGGGAACAACTTTGCATCCAATGCCATCCTGGAAGACAATCTAGTGCACCAGCTGGGCCAAGTGG GCAAGAGAGTTGTTTTTATGGGTGATGATACATGGATGAGTCTCTTCCCCAAGAAGTTCCACAAATCTCTGCCCTTCCCCTCCTTCAATGTGAAAGACTTGCACACCGTGGACAATGGCATTCTCCAAAACATTTATCCTACCA TGGAGGGGGATGATTGGGACGTGTTGATTGCTCACTTCCTGGGTGTTGATCACTGTGGGCACAGATTTGGCCCGGATCACCCTGCGATGGCTGAGAAACTCTCCCAGATGGATGGAGTTATCAG GTCCGTGATAAAgcgtctgaagaatgacacccTGTTGGTTGTGATGGGTGATCATGGAATGACAGACACTGGAGATCATGGTGGAGAGAGCCAGAAAGAAACAGACGCTGCCCTGTTTCTCTACAGTTCCTCGCCTTTATTTTCAGCACCAGGCTCCCAG gtGGAACCTGAGGTAGTACCACAGACTGATCTAGTGCCCACCCTGGCACTGCTACTAGGAGTTCCTATTCCCTATAGCAGTGTTGGCCAGGTTCTTCTGCCACTTTTTCCTCAGAATGGCTCCCGAAGTGCACCTACAGGACTCAGCCAGGCTGAGGCGCTGTGGATTAACGTCAAACAG GTAAACCGCTTCTTGGAGACCTACTCTAACATGGCCAAAGACATCCCACCAGACAGTCTGTCTCAGCTGCGGTCTGACTTCTCAAACATTTCCTCTCAGTACTTGACTGCTGTCCACAAGGGCCATCTTCCCTCTCCTAAGCTTGTCGTCTCCATGCAGAACTATCTGACAGCTGTCAGGGAAACTTGTAGAGCCTCCTGGGCCCGTTTCAGTCCTTTCAAAATGGCTGCTGGGCTTTTAATTTTAGGGGTTTCTTGTATGCTGTGCTATGTCCTTTCCGAATTGTCTCATGTAGTAATTCAGGAAAGCCTGCTGAAGTTGCCCATACTCTCAGGGCTTTTAGTAGGATTAGTAGTAGCTGCAGGTCAGCTGTTCATGCAAGGCTATTTGGAGCTGTCATGGTGTTTGGGAGCTGTAGCACTTTCTTCTGAAGTTTTGTTTCTATGGCGGACTTGTGGCGTTTCTCCAAAAGATAGGTGGTCACCTTCTGGCCTCCTCACGCCGGCCCTGCTGGTGCTTTTCTTGCGCTGTGCCTCGCTACTCTCGGACAGCTACGTCATCTATGAGGGCCATGTGGTTACCTTTTTGCTCTTTACATTGAGTGTATATGTTCCTCTCCATCTCAACTGGGATGGACTCCTGGTCCCACTTCCTCCACCAGACACACAGAAGCCCCCTCGGCAGCTCCCAACAGCGCTGCCGTCCTCAGTGGTTAGACGGGAGGCCACCATCTTGCTGGTGTGGTTGGGAGTACTGGTTGGATCGCTTTACCTGTCCCTCTCCTTCCATAACTGCCGAGAGGAGCAGGGCACCTGCCAGCCCTCACCTTTCCTCTCCCCGCTCTCACGTGTACAGGACAGCCAACTGCGCAACCTCCACTATGTCCTCTCTGTGGTCTCATTGGCCATGTGGGGGTACCTTCTGCATCGCTGGCTCAGACACTACGGGAACCTTAACTGTTCCAGTGTGACTGTGTTTTCGGCCTGCTTCCTTGTACCACTGGCCTGTGTTTGCATGGGATTGCATTGGGCAGTGAGCGCCACCCCAGAGGACACCTTTCGGAGTTTGTCCGAATTAATTGGCCTAGCTCAGGTGTTGCTGCCGCGGACTACTTTCTGCCTGCTGGGCCTGGGATTGCTCCTGTTGTGGGTGGACCCAATGACTGTGTTCCTCAAGTCAAGGACTCCACTGAACTCTCGAGGAACCTCCCTGCCACCCCCCAAGTACAGAGCCAGCACGGGAATCAGTCCACAGGCTGAATTACACCATCTTATACCACAGCTGTATCAGCGTATCCGACACTCGCTGGAGGACGAGGTCATGGAAGGTGGTGACGCGGACAGCAGGCCAGCCGTGGAGGCTTACGGGCTGGGTACAGTGTACTCTGCGCCCTTGGTCCTGCTGTGTGGACTCCTGGGGTTGGCGCTTCTGCTACTCCATCCAGAGGGAATGGCCCTTGCCTTCCTGCTTCTCCTGTTGGAGGCCGGGGCTGTGCTGCACATCCATGCCTGTAGCACCACCCTCTCAAGCCTGCACAAACACTCCA atAGATTCAGTGTGCCATGGGCTCCAGTGGTTTCATGGTCTCTGGCGTCCGCCCAGTTTTTCCATGCTACAGGACATCTCCCAACCTTCCCCTCCATTCAGTGGGGTGCTGCATTTGTGGGTTTTCCTCAAGGTCACACAGGCACTGTCCTTCCTGCCTCATTGGTGACCCTCAACACCTTCTCCTCGCACATCATCTTTGCAG TTGGCTGTCCTCTGCTGCTGTTCTGGCCTCTGGTGTGCGAGGTGCGTGGGACCCGATCTACGCGCTCAGCAGGAGCGGAGGAGAGCGAGGATGCTGTCATGGAGATGAGACTGAGAGAGAACCCTCAGAAGTTCAGCTCGAGTCTCCTGCAGCTTGCAGCACGCTACCTCTTTGTGAATGGAGCGCAG GTTTTTGCGTCAGTTTGTGCTGCAGCTATCCTCAGGAGACACCTCATGGTGTGGAAAGTGTTTGCACCCAA ACTGATGTTTGAAGCATCTGGCTTTATCGTGGGCAGTGTGTTTGTTATTCTGGGGGTTGCCATGGTGATGAGGGTGGACATGTCAGTGGGCGGTCTGTTTAAGAAGCTCCTCCCTCAGAACTCCAGGTAG
- the ccl19b gene encoding C-C motif chemokine 19b, producing MFSNSMTLWAGALLILSVGLWSCTTAQSDNAADCCLTTSDRRIPKKVVTSFTIQTSDGACRIPATIFVTKKGLKLCAPFPSENNWVSKLIDLILATPVQTPRKLKGKKQKPQ from the exons ATGTTCTCTAACTCAATGACATTATGGGCAGGCGCTCTGCTTATATTAAGCGTCGGTCTATGGAGCTGTACAACAG CTCAAAGTGACAATGCAGCGGATTGCTGTTTAACCACCAGCGACCGACGCATCCCAAAGAAGGTGGTGACATCTTTCACCATTCAGACAAGCGATGGAGCCTGCAGAATCCCTGCCACTAT ATTTGTCACAAAGAAGGGCTTGAAGCTCTGCGCACCCTTTCCCAGTGAGAATAACTGGGTAAGCAAACTGATTGACCTCATACTGGCAACACCTGTACAAACACCCAGAAAACTAAAAG GAAAGAAACAGAAACCACAGTGA